A window of the Coturnix japonica isolate 7356 chromosome 12, Coturnix japonica 2.1, whole genome shotgun sequence genome harbors these coding sequences:
- the LHFPL4 gene encoding LHFPL tetraspan subfamily member 4 protein: MLPSQEASKLYHDNYVRNSRAIGVLWAIFTICFAIINVVVFIQPYWVGDSVNTPKPGYFGLFHYCVGSGLAGRELACRGSFTDFSTIPSGAFQAAAFFVLLSMVLTLGCITCFSLFFFCNTATVYKICAWMQLLAALCLVLGCMIFPDGWDAETIRDMCGEKTGKYTLGACSVRWAYILAIIGILDALILSFLAFVLGNRQNNLLHEELKTESKDFVGTARI; encoded by the exons ATGCTGCCGTCGCAGGAGGCCTCCAAGCTGTACCATGACAACTACGTGCGGAACTCTCGGGCCATCGGCGTGCTGTGGGCCATCTTCACCATCTGCTTCGCCATCATCAACGTGGTGGTGTTCATCCAGCCCTACTGGGTGGGAGACAGCGTCAACACGCCCAAACCCGGTTACTTCGGGCTGTTCCATTACTGTGTGGGCAGCGGGCTGGCGGGCCGCGAGCTGGCGTGTCGCGGATCGTTCACCGATTTCAGCACCATCCCCTCGGGCGCCTTCCAGGCGGCGGCCTTCTTCGTGCtgctgtccatggtgctgacGCTGGGCTGCATCACCTgcttcagcctcttcttcttCTGCAACACCGCCACCGTCTACAAGATCTGTGCCTGgatgcagctgctggcag CTctctgcctggtgctgggctgcatgaTCTTCCCCGACGGCTGGGATGCGGAGACCATCCGGGACATGTGCGGGGAGAAGACGGGGAAGTACACGCTGGGCGCCTGCTCAGTGCGCTGGGCTTATATCCTGGCCATCATCGGCATCCTTGACGCCCTCATCCTCTCCTTCCTGGCCTTTGTGCTCGGCAACCGGCAGAACAACCTCCTGCACGAGGAGCTCAAGACAGAGAGCAAAG ATTTTGTCGGCACCGCG agGATATAA